In the Hordeum vulgare subsp. vulgare chromosome 7H, MorexV3_pseudomolecules_assembly, whole genome shotgun sequence genome, one interval contains:
- the LOC123409593 gene encoding BTB/POZ and MATH domain-containing protein 2-like — protein sequence MSFAGVSVVADGKLLGADTSHTTPSASGYHLAHVVFSFVDETDKQEPARIDGSKILELRGKDRRHAFKYIKKAALAKHVKNDSFTIRCDVVVLNPQCDTVLITVPPSDMQQNFTEFLHAGDGTDVIFRVGDETFAAHRCVLAARSAVFRAALFGPMKEGTSMAAVMEIHDMDATVFKAMLGFIYSDSFPELAEDGKEGTLLQHLLVAAERYNLPRLRVMCEKKLCEHIDLNTATTILGLAEQHGCDGLKKACCKFVRCPENLRVVVATDGFDDLCRSCPTIMKDMILGVLPAK from the exons ATGTCCTTCGCCGGTGTATCCGTCGTCGCCGACGGCAAGCTCCTCGGTGCTGACACCTCGCATACCACTCCCAGCGCCAGCGGGTACCACTTG GCCCACGTCGTCTTCAGCTTCGTTGACGAGACCGACAAGCAAGAACCGGCACGTATCGATGGTAGTAAAATACTAGAGCTACGAGGCAAGGACCGTCGTCATGCGTTCAAGTACATCAAGAAAGCAGCCTTGGCGAAACATGTCAAGAACGACAGCTTCACCATCCGGTGCGACGTCGTGGTCCTAAATCCACAATGCGACACCGTGCTCATCACAGTGCCACCGTCCGACATGCAGCAAAACTTCACCGAGTTTCTCCATGCAGGGGACGGCACCGATGTGATCTTCCGGGTTGGGGATGAGACGTTCGCCGCCCATCGTTGTGTTCTCGCGGCACGGTCTGCCGTCTTCAGAGCAGCTCTCTTTGGCCCCATGAAGGAAGGTACGTCCATGGCCGCCGTCATGGAGATACACGACATGGATGCTACGGTGTTCAAGGCCATGCTTGGGTTCATCTACAGTGACTCGTTTCCAGAGCTTGCAGAAGATGGAAAGGAGGGCACCCTGCTGCAGCACCTGCTAGTCGCGGCAGAAAGGTACAACCTCCCAAGACTCCGGGTGATGTGCGAGAAGAAGTTGTGTGAGCACATCGACCTGAACACGGCCACCACAATACTAGGGCTTGCCGAGCAGCATGGCTGCGACGGGCTGAAGAAGGCGTGCTGCAAGTTCGTCCGTTGTCCAGAGAACCTGAGGGTGGTGGTGGCCACGGATGGCTTTGATGATTTGTGCAGGAGCTGCCCCACTATTATGAAGGACATGATCCTTGGCGTGCTACCGGCAAAGTAA
- the LOC123409594 gene encoding atherin-like, translated as MEGLTHSRIQPQAPARSSTIHSSPSRSATDTTLSPAGDLLPSAPTPTADLLPLSSIHSPHRYPRPLAAPETHTAIPIPTQIQPWMLRPQPTRIELHSSERDEIEEHIRSKDDAAAAESSAFSTPPTSNPIVNPILRILHPHADAAPTKPHPQPHSHGGRGQAPPPRCGRALPPLRLPRAPPPPHRRPAQRLLRRPGPAPPWESQVIVLRGANRGTVSPCVFWAGRSRVSRYDAGAPPSREGRGGAWKRDDPEAPPRRTGMTGVPKLNPKFSTQRAGTSKVPIVNFEVSHHRAVAQ; from the exons ATGGAGGGCCT AACCCACAGCCGAATCCAGCCCCAGGCCCCAGCTCGTTCGTCCACGATTCATTCCTCACCCTCACGCTCTGCCACCGACACCACCCTCTCCCCGGCCGGCGACCTCCTACCCTCCGCACCCACCCCCACCGCTGacctcctccccctctcctccatCCATTCGCCTCATCGCTACCCTCGCCCGCTCGCCGCACCCGAAACCCACACTGCCATCCCCATCCCCACCCAGATCCAGCCGTGGATGCTGCGGCCCCAGCCCACCCGCATCGAGCTCCACAGCTCCGAACGCGACGAGATTGAGGAGCACATCCGCTCCAAagacgacgccgccgccgccgaatcCTCGGCCTTCTCAACCCCGCCGACGTCCAACCCCATCGTCAACCCGATCCTCCGCATCCTCCACCCGCACGCCGATGCCGCGCCCACCAAG CCCCATCCCCAACCCCATTCCCATGGAGGTCGAGGTCAAGCTCCGCCTCCCCGATGCGGCCGCGCACTGCCGCCTCTCCGCCTACCTCGCGCCCCGCCTCCTCCGCACCGACGCCCAGCGCAACGCCTTCTTCGACGCCCCGGCCCGGCCCCTCCGTGGGAATCGCAGGTTATTGTTCTGCGCGGGGCTAACCGGGGGACTGTTTCGCCGTGCGTGTTTTGGGCAGGGAGGAGCAGGGTCTCGAGGTACGACGCGGGAGCGCCTCCGAGCAGGGAAG GGAGGGGTGGGGCCTGGAAGCGCGATGATCCGGAGGCTCCACCTCGACGAACAG GGATGACTGGAGTTCCAAAGCTTAATCCCAAATTCTCCACCCAAAGAGCAG GGACAAGTAAGGTTCCAATTGTTAATTTCGAGGTTTCTCATCACAGAGCAG TCGCACAGTGA
- the LOC123411371 gene encoding uncharacterized protein LOC123411371 isoform X1, with translation MFVLSTNFSTQMDLTGVTDVLWKRFFQREFGEADMNVAIKRMKESGVRYKWKNLFEAKTEKQKQVEQRMSAGPRNKYEVANAGISKYFQLDKQQI, from the exons ATGTTTGTTCTGTCTACGAATTTCAGTACACAG ATGGACCTTACCGGCGTCACTGATGTGCTGTGGAAGAGGTTCTTCCAGCGGGAATTCGGTGAGGCTGACATGAACGTTGCCATCAAGAGAATGAAGGAGAGCGGAGTGCGTTACAAGTGGAAGAATCTCTTCGAG GCAAAaacagaaaagcaaaagcaagttGAACAAAGAATGTCCGCGGGACCCAGAAACAAATATGAAGTAGCAAACGCCG GGATctcgaaatattttcaacttgACAAACAGCAAATATAG
- the LOC123411371 gene encoding uncharacterized protein LOC123411371 isoform X2 has protein sequence MFVLSTNFSTQMDLTGVTDVLWKRFFQREFGEADMNVAIKRMKESGVRYKWKNLFEAKTEKQKQVEQRMSAGPRNKYEVANAGT, from the exons ATGTTTGTTCTGTCTACGAATTTCAGTACACAG ATGGACCTTACCGGCGTCACTGATGTGCTGTGGAAGAGGTTCTTCCAGCGGGAATTCGGTGAGGCTGACATGAACGTTGCCATCAAGAGAATGAAGGAGAGCGGAGTGCGTTACAAGTGGAAGAATCTCTTCGAG GCAAAaacagaaaagcaaaagcaagttGAACAAAGAATGTCCGCGGGACCCAGAAACAAATATGAAGTAGCAAACGCCG GGACATGA
- the LOC123409977 gene encoding tricetin 3',4',5'-O-trimethyltransferase-like, with amino-acid sequence MADEEACMFALQLANSTVLPMTLRTAIELGLLETLVAAAGMSLTPEEVVAKLPCRCKVNNPDAPSMVDRMLRVLASYKVVSCAVEEGKDGSLSRRYAAEPVCRWLAPNEDGVSMAPFALLAQDHVYLEPWRHLKDAVLDGGGGTAFHRAYGTSWYDYTGRDARFNGLFYEAMKHHSAIITKKLLEVYRDFDGIGTLVDVAGGIGAVSHAITSMYPSIKGINFDLPHVIAGAPPYPGVEHVSGNMLEKVPSGDAILMMWILDCFGDHECATVLKNCYDALPAHGKVISVECILPVKPEATNSAQALLAVDMSLVAYSTGGKERCLREFEVLGKGAGFADVKATYVYADFWAIQYTK; translated from the coding sequence ATGGCGGACGAGGAGGCGTGCATGTTCGCGCTGCAGCTAGCCAACTCGACGGTGCTACCGATGACGCTCAGGACAGCCATCGAGCTGGGCCTTCTGGAGACCCTTGTGGCCGCCGCCGGCATGTCGCTGACTCCGGAGGAGGTCGTCGCGAAGCTGCCGTGCCGGTGCAAGGTCAACAACCCGGACGCGCCATCCATGGTGGACCGCATGCTGCGTGTGCTTGCGTCGTACAAGGTCGTGTCGTGCGCGGTGGAGGAGGGCAAGGACGGCAGCCTCTCTCGCCGCTACGCCGCGGAACCGGTGTGCAGGTGGCTCGCCCCGAACGAGGACGGCGTCTCCATGGCCCCCTTCGCTCTCCTCGCCCAGGACCACGTCTACCTCGAGCCCTGGCGCCACCTCAAGGATGCGGTcctcgacggcggcggcggcactgCGTTCCACAGGGCGTACGGGACGTCGTGGTACGACTACACCGGCAGGGACGCGCGCTTCAACGGCCTCTTCTACGAGGCCATGAAGCACCACTCGGCCATCATCACCAAGAAGCTCCTCGAGGTGTACAGGGACTTCGACGGCATCGGCACcctcgtcgacgtggccggcggaATCGGCGCCGTCAGCCACGCCATCACCTCCATGTACCCGAGCATCAAGGGGATCAACTTCGACCTTCCCCACGTCATCGCCGGCGCGCCCCCTTACCCCGGGGTAGAGCACGTGAGCGGCAACATGCTGGAGAAGGTGCCCTCCGGCGACGCCATCCTGATGATGTGGATCCTCGACTGCTTCGGCGACCACGAGTGCGCCACGGTGCTCAAGAACTGCTACGACGCGCTGCCGGCGCACGGCAAGGTGATCAGCGTGGAATGCATCTTGCCGGTGAAGCCAGAGGCGACAAACAGCGCGCAGGCGTTGCTCGCCGTCGACATGAGCCTGGTCGCGTACAGCACGGGCGGCAAGGAGAGGTGTCTCAGGGAGTTCGAGGTGCTCGGCAAGGGCGCTGGGTTTGCCGACGTCAAGGCCACCTACGTCTACGCCGACTTCTGGGCCATCCAATACACAAAGTAG
- the LOC123409680 gene encoding UPF0481 protein At3g47200-like, whose protein sequence is MEMRPECVSVTGEEKHTCSCMVDVEKMVADENPDSGRLEAERWEAQSIYLVPEWLKGNNSKEYRPQLVSLGPFHHGDPNLLPMEEHKRRSLVQLIKRSKKPLQDFITAVDDVVQELQGAYGMDLDVKWRNDKRSFVDMMLTDGCFVLEIISNHFLDYKSHDPVFSKRAIDRIGSIIQSDMLLIENQLPLLLLKKILGVLLPPDYLQVEMDTKINLMVLEFLGREDEDLDMVNTRLRHHPLDLYHGCLTYKEGATEGPEEESTVNDYEPMPSALEIHEAGIKFRKSNSDTLLDVHFDMKRGVLTMPVMMLFDSTESLYLNLMAFERLHVGAGEVVTSYVICMDDMIVSARDVAMLRSNDVLVNMLGCDEEAAKLFNGTLSRGQLLGSCDDLRQVQYNVKAYCGKSWHKWRATLMRTHIRNPWAFISLVAATILLICTLLQTIYTMKQNKP, encoded by the exons ATGGAGATGCGACCGGAGTGTGTGAGCGTGACGGGCGAGGAGAAGCATacatgcagctgcatggtggacgTGGAGAAGATGGTGGCAGACGAGAATCCAGACTCCGGGAGGTTGGAGGCAGAGCGATGGGAGGCGCAATCCATCTACCTGGTACCAGAGTGGCTCAAGGGCAACAACAGCAAGGAGTACCGGCCGCAGCTGGTGTCTTTGGGTCCCTTCCACCACGGCGACCCCAACCTGCTGCCCATGGAGGAGCACAAGCGCCGCTCCTTGGTGCAACTGATCAAGCGGAGCAAGAAGCCGCTCCAAGACTTCATCACTGCCGTCGACGACGTGGTGCAGGAGCTCCAGGGAGCGTATGGCATGGACCTCGATGTCAAATGGCGGAACGACAAGCGGAGCTTCGTCGACATGATGCTTACGGATGGCTGCTTCGTGCTGGAGATTATTAGCAACCATTTCTTGGATTACAAGTCGCATGATCCCGTCTTCAGCAAGAGAGCTATCGACCGCATAGGATCCATTATCCAGTCCGACATGCTGCTAATTGAGAACCAGCTGCCTCTGCTTCTTCTCAAGAAGATACTGGGTGTTCTTCTACCTCCTGACTATCTGCAG GTTGAAATGGATACAAAGATAAACCTCATGGTGCTGGAATTTCTAGGACGCGAGGATGAAGATCTTGACATGGTGAACACGCGGCTGAGGCACCACCCCCTAGACCTCTATCATGGAtgcctcacctataaggaaggggcCACTGAAGGTCCTGAAGAAGAATCAACGGTTAACGattatgaacccatgccatcagcattGGAAATCCACGAGGCTGGCATCAAGTTCAGAAAGAGCAATAGTGATACCCTGCTAGATGTTCACTTCGACATGAAGCGCGGTGTGCTTACTATGCCAGTGATGATGCTGTTCGACAGCACTGAGAGCTTGTACCTCAACCTGATGGCGTTCGAGCGGCTGCACGTTGGCGCTGGGGAGGTCGTCACGTCCTATGTGATCTGCATGGACGACATGATCGTCTCGGCCAGGGACGTGGCGATGCTCAGGTCCAATGATGTCCTCGTCAACATGCTAGGCTGTGATGAGGAGGCGGCTAAACTGTTCAACGGTACTCTCAGCAGAGGCCAACTTCTGGGATCCTGTGACGATCTCCGCCAAGTTCAGTACAACGTGAAGGCCTACTGTGGGAAGTCGTGGCACAAGTGGCGGGCCACCCTGATGCGTACCCATATCCGAAACCCCTGGGCATTCATCTCACTCGTTGCCGCCACCATTCTACTCATTTGCACCCTGTTGCAGACCATCTACACCATGAAGCAGAACAAGCCTTGA